A region of the Lycium barbarum isolate Lr01 chromosome 1, ASM1917538v2, whole genome shotgun sequence genome:
TTACGAAATAACTTACTGTAGTCAGGGCAAAAGTTGGTTACTACTTTTTGTTCCTATAAATTCAACCCTTGCCCTTTCACTTCTCTTTCATTCTGTCTTTCCTTACTTCTTCCTCTATTACTTGTTCCAAATCTTTTTGGTTATTAATACCAAACAATTTCACACTTAAACTAAGTAGTAGAGCAAAATCCTCTATTCTTTTACTATTGCTGTTCTATCATCACCTATTTAAACATTGTACAAGTTTATCCTCATTCTAAACGTACGGATTTCTAAATACTAAAACAAATCCTCTGTTTTTGCTCTGTTTTCTTCCTCTGTTTCAAAGTATTGTTCAAATACAATCCTCTGTTTCTGCTCTGTTTTGTAGaattgtttaaaaaaaaagaaaaaaaaagaaaaaaacatgggCTCAACCTCAATTCTCTGTCTGGGTTTGCAATTATGCATGGAGCCACAATTTCTAGAACAACATGTTCTAATAAACAAATTGTGTCCTCCTAGATTAACCTTTTCCCTGTCTAACTCTAATATGTCTTCCAAAAAAGCAGAAGCAGAAGCAGAAGCAGAACAGAATGAAGAAGTTGGTGTTCATTTCCATGAGGTGCAAAGCCCGAAAGGCAACGCTGATAACAACATTGGTGGCTGGAGTTTCATACAAGATCTTTCTAACCCAAAAAAAGATTATGTCGAAAAAGAAGTGTATATTCACCCTTTGGTGAAGCGCTCGTCGAACACCCTTAGCACCAAAAGCTTGGAGATGTGTACCGAGAGCTTAGGGAGCGAAACGGGCAGTGACATTAGCGATGCTAGCATTGAGGAACACTCGTTTTTCTCATCAGAAAGTGAGAATTTTTCTCATCTAACTCGACGATCAAAAGAAATCGTGAAAAAACATAACCGGATTGCTAGTTTTCCTCCTCCTCTGACTTCAATTAGTCGAACAAATGGTGTTCAAGTGAGGCCTCATCGCGAAGGTGGTCGTTTAATCTTGAAAGCCACAACCATAAGTGCCCGCAAGTCTTACTTCAAAACAAAACGCGTCAACGGGAGGCTTAGGCTTTATTTGTTGAATAAtactgaaattgaaactgaaactgaaactgaagctGAAGCTGAAGCTGAAGCTGAAGCGCAAGACAATGAACATGAAAATGTTGATCAAAGTGATGATGCTAGTAGAAACTTAGTAAGTGAAAATGGGGTTGGAGAGTATATAAGACCAAGCAAGTGCAAGGAAAATGGGAGTAGGATCAAAGGGATTCCAAACTGGGAGCCATTTTGGGTGGCCATTTCCTAAATGCTGAAAATGCTATCTTTTAGAATTTTCATAAGTTTGATGCTACTAAGTATTATGCTTTCATTTTGTTTTTCTCTGACCTGATTTTATAAGGGTAATTATTATGGCTATTGATAAATTGTACAATCCATTTGCGGTTGCTTAATAGTATGCATTAATTTTGGTTGGAACTTTTCTATAGCTATTAATACTGAAGTTATTATTGCATGCTAAAGTTTGGTTATGAGTGTAAATAATTCTGAATTTCAGTACTCGTGAAATATTAGTCTTTGCTTGTAAAAAATTACGTAATATTTTTCAAGTGACATTCATGTTTAAGAcacaaataactttttttttttcccttcaagtGTTGTCCAAATGCCTACTGCCATAACTGTAGTTTTACTGTTAGACTCAGGGAGGAGAAGCTAAGGgaatttataaaaatattggtAGGTACATGCAAGTGCGCTTTTGTACTTCAAATTGCAATTACATAAAATACTCTTTCCACCACATTTTATGCAGCGGAGTTTGACTGaatacaaaatttaagaaagaagggAAGACTTTGAGAATTTGTGGTCTTAAATGTGCTTTTGACTTTTATGTAGCCATAAAATATCTCATCCAGAGTAAAATGAGAAATTCCAAATTAAAtcgttttcaaatatataaatgttCTGAAGAGAAATATACCACATCGGTGACGAACGAGAACCCTGGGTCCTTATAAGGTCCGGGCAATTCACCTCCCTTTGAGTTAGCTTTTGGGGTGTGAGTTAGGCTCAATGCCTAATTTAACATGATATCAGAGCCAGACCCGGTCTATTTTGGGCCCCCGAAAAAAGTGGGAAAGAATGCCCTCGAAGACCCCAGATAAAAAGAATCAACACATCGGTGACGGACGAAAACCCTGAACTCCTTATAAAAAAGAACAACCTACGCAATCTTCTGAATCCCCGCTAAACTTTAAAATGAAATTACGGTAAGGTTACTAGAAAAAATACGTAATAAAAGTGAAATATTCAGAAGTTGAGGTTTcgagaaaatgacaaaattaGTCCTTTACGTTTGGGGGTTAATATAAATCTGTCCTCTAAATATACACTTGATCATTTTTGGTCCTTAATTATATTTACAAAAGCTGAGCACTTTTGATCTCCGTAATATTTAAAACACATAATGATAGTTATGTTTTCAAAATTAGCTCGTAAGAAGTACGTGAGCCGCTTAAAGTGAAAGAACCATGGAGACACACTTTCTCCTGATACATTTCCCCCggaatgtatttttctttttgctGTCTGTTTATGGTGTTGGTTTTTCTCAAGAAAACAAATGAGAAGACGTCAATCTCGATTATTTCTTCAATTTAAACGGGTCACGTGATTCTCACAAGTTGATTTCGTGAAATGTGACTACCGTTCTCTGTTTTAAGTATAACACAAATCAAAACTGCACAATACTGCTAAACATAAAGGACATAAAATTGCTCCGGAGCATGTTTAAAGGAGTGTTTTAGATTAACCGTTAAATATAAGGGACTATTTCTGTCATTCTCTGTTGAGGTTACTTTTTAACAGTTAAGGAAAGctcttagggctcgtttggtacgagGGATAAGGATAAATAGTCCCgagattatatttgagatgaattTATCCCATGTTTAGTTGGGATAAAATGACGGTATAGCTAATTCCGgaattgtagtgttattttatccttgtgagagggtggaataactaatctcaGCATAAGTTATCCAGGAtgacttgtttccaaccaaaccaCCCCTTAAAGAAATAGATTGCCTAGACTGGGAAAAGGCCTGACTGGTGATTCCACTCAGCCATTTTCAAAGCAAAATCTTGTAGACACTCCAAGACGTCTACCTAATTTACAATTTTACAATATACATCTGATTTGTTGCTGGTTCAAAACAAGACATGTTTCAGTGCATAAAATGGGTTGGGTTACTATCACCTAAGCAAAAATCTTAGTACGTTGCACTTGGCATTTCCATCATAATCCTTTCGAAATCACAATTCTTTTTTCACAAAGTTAAGGTTAGTAATAGGAATATGACATTTGTATGAAATATACACCATGAATCCATAGTTACACTGAATCTTTCTTACAAACTTCGGTTGTTTTAGGAGCAATGCATCTAAATTCAATTGACGTTGGTTATTGAAATTGGAGTATATGACTTGAATTGTGACTATTTTGTCACATTCTTAGTAAAGATAAGCACTCTGCTTTGGATGTTCCCTGAGATTTTTTATTTCCAGCGTCACTTCATTTTAGGTTGAGAGGGAAAAAGATCGGAAAACAAATTATCAAGAGGAATCGTGTTATTAATTGGGCATGCAAATAGGTCCCTCTTATCATTGTTGTTGAACTGATGGTCTCACTGGTCTCCTGGCGAAGACGCCTTAGCTTTAACCAAGTCGTGTCAAAAAATAAATCAAATTAAGTACTCATTAATTCGGGATAGGAAGTTAATTTTTAAAATTCCTTACACCCAAACGGAGTAAATCCGAATAAAATAATAGGTCAATATTGTCTATGAAAAATTCTGCGTATACTATTGTCATGCTGTTACTCCAATACCAGAACTTGAAGTTGAAGGGACTGGTGAAACTCAAATGGTCCATATCTAACAATATATACGCCCCtcatctcttcttcttctctttttattttttaatttttaattttttttgcacATTATGTAAAAGCTAAAGAGGAATATAATGTCCTTATAGCAGAAAGGTCATAACACTTCCTACAGTATTAATTATCCATCTACATTACTCTTTTAGCTTTACTTCAAACTAACAGAAAGTCTCACTCCAGTCTCCTGAAATGGGAACGCGAGCAAACTGTGGAAGTTAATTTGTTCAAGAGTAGTAACATGTACCAAGACACTGCAGAAATTCctaaattggtttgatttggtttttaAGTAAAACATAACCAAAAAGATTGAATTAAACCGACTATACAAATACTATTTAAAAATTATA
Encoded here:
- the LOC132618140 gene encoding protein FANTASTIC FOUR 4 — protein: MSSKKAEAEAEAEQNEEVGVHFHEVQSPKGNADNNIGGWSFIQDLSNPKKDYVEKEVYIHPLVKRSSNTLSTKSLEMCTESLGSETGSDISDASIEEHSFFSSESENFSHLTRRSKEIVKKHNRIASFPPPLTSISRTNGVQVRPHREGGRLILKATTISARKSYFKTKRVNGRLRLYLLNNTEIETETETEAEAEAEAEAQDNEHENVDQSDDASRNLVSENGVGEYIRPSKCKENGSRIKGIPNWEPFWVAIS